In the Flavobacterium pallidum genome, one interval contains:
- a CDS encoding sterol desaturase family protein produces the protein MDSIIDYFSHIPSSHRGLILAGGIAFFWLLESLKPMLRFDYSKWQHAGINIFFTLTTIVVNFALAFVLLMTAAWVTTNHFGILSLMPETNIWVSSLLGLLLLDFIGAYLAHLSEHKIKLLWRFHLIHHTDTWIDTTSANRHHPGESVWRFLFTVMATFIVGAPMWMVFMYQSLSVVFSQFNHANIALPPALDKALSWFLVTPDMHKVHHHYMLPYTDSNYGNIFSVWDRIFGTFRYLQRGHVVYGVDTHMETAENNSLSNLLRIPFQKSRDARKNQS, from the coding sequence ATGGACTCCATTATCGACTACTTTTCGCACATCCCTTCCTCGCACCGCGGACTGATCCTTGCCGGTGGCATCGCTTTTTTCTGGCTGCTGGAAAGTCTCAAACCAATGCTTCGTTTTGATTACAGCAAATGGCAGCATGCAGGGATCAACATCTTTTTTACGTTGACCACCATTGTCGTAAATTTTGCTTTGGCGTTTGTATTGTTGATGACTGCAGCATGGGTCACCACAAATCACTTCGGGATATTAAGCCTTATGCCTGAAACAAATATTTGGGTTTCATCGCTTTTGGGGTTGCTGCTTCTGGATTTCATCGGAGCGTATCTCGCACATTTAAGCGAACATAAAATCAAACTCTTATGGCGGTTTCATTTAATCCACCATACCGATACCTGGATTGACACCACCTCGGCAAACCGCCATCATCCCGGAGAAAGCGTGTGGCGTTTCCTGTTTACCGTCATGGCAACATTTATCGTGGGAGCGCCGATGTGGATGGTTTTTATGTACCAGTCGCTTTCGGTGGTATTTTCACAATTTAACCATGCTAATATTGCGCTTCCTCCGGCACTCGACAAGGCACTGAGCTGGTTTTTAGTCACACCGGACATGCATAAGGTACACCATCACTATATGTTGCCTTATACGGATTCGAATTATGGGAATATTTTTTCGGTATGGGACAGGATTTTCGGGACATTCCGCTATCTGCAAAGAGGCCACGTCGTTTATGGCGTAGATACGCATATGGAAACGGCCGAAAACAACAGCCTCAGCAACCTGCTTCGCATTCCATTTCAAAAGTCCAGAGATGCCAGGAAGAACCAGTCCTGA
- a CDS encoding alpha-ketoglutarate-dependent dioxygenase AlkB family protein, whose product MASLFENLNDSITFDLPDAEIVYYPHIFSTDKSDDMFRHLLDGILWQQDDITLFGKTHAQPRLTALYGNQGKPYSYSGIVMKPHPWNALLTYIKEEVEQICGFPFTTVLLNQYRDGKDSNGWHADDEKELGRNPVIASVSFGTERFFHLKHNTEPEQKLKILLESGSLLLMKGTTQHFWKHQIPKTTKPIGTRINLTFRAIK is encoded by the coding sequence ATGGCCTCCCTTTTTGAAAACCTGAATGACTCGATAACTTTCGATCTTCCCGATGCGGAAATCGTTTACTATCCGCATATCTTTTCGACTGATAAATCGGACGATATGTTCCGGCATTTGCTTGATGGAATTTTGTGGCAACAGGATGACATTACACTTTTCGGGAAAACCCACGCACAGCCGCGGCTGACGGCGTTGTACGGAAACCAGGGAAAGCCATATTCTTATTCAGGAATCGTAATGAAGCCGCATCCGTGGAATGCTTTGCTAACTTATATTAAGGAAGAAGTGGAGCAAATCTGTGGCTTCCCGTTTACGACCGTTTTACTGAATCAATACCGCGACGGCAAAGACAGCAATGGCTGGCATGCCGATGATGAGAAAGAACTCGGGCGCAATCCTGTCATCGCTTCTGTTAGCTTCGGGACAGAACGTTTTTTTCATTTAAAGCACAACACAGAACCAGAACAGAAATTAAAAATCCTTCTTGAAAGCGGCAGCCTGCTATTGATGAAAGGCACAACGCAACACTTCTGGAAACACCAGATCCCAAAAACCACAAAACCCATTGGCACAAGGATCAACCTGACTTTCAGGGCCATAAAATAA
- a CDS encoding response regulator: protein MTKQRILVVDDDKDDQSFLLEAINELYPSFVCDLADNGRDALEYIDKNPPPPDYIFLDLNMPLVNGYEFLKEYKKQPESNKSKIIVYSTSSHPQDKAATKDLGATDYITKLSDFRKLKQTLEQVFKNYGGLSLA from the coding sequence ATGACAAAACAAAGAATTTTGGTGGTTGATGATGACAAGGATGACCAGTCATTTTTATTGGAAGCCATAAACGAGCTTTACCCTTCGTTTGTGTGTGACCTTGCTGATAACGGGCGCGATGCCTTGGAATATATTGATAAAAACCCGCCGCCGCCAGATTATATTTTCCTGGACCTGAACATGCCTCTGGTCAATGGATACGAGTTCCTCAAAGAATATAAAAAGCAACCGGAAAGCAACAAAAGCAAGATTATAGTGTACAGCACATCGTCGCATCCGCAGGATAAGGCCGCTACGAAAGATCTTGGCGCTACTGACTACATCACGAAACTCAGTGACTTCCGAAAACTGAAACAAACCCTTGAACAGGTTTTCAAAAATTATGGTGGGTTGTCTTTAGCATAA
- a CDS encoding murein L,D-transpeptidase catalytic domain-containing protein produces the protein MKHLLLLVLLAFVCCNNAETPVATKDYTALESEALRYCKAKNFNEDYFFLVDLSIHSGKNRFFIYDFKQKKFTAKKLVTHGSCDVNSNNPDKWEKALFSNKNDSYCSAIGKYKIGKRDYSSWGIKVKYWLHGLEESNNNAEGRVIVLHSWDAVSDQEVYPKFSPLSWGCPAVSNEFMEILDAKLKQSKKPVLLWIVE, from the coding sequence ATGAAACATTTACTGCTGTTAGTATTGCTGGCATTTGTGTGCTGTAATAATGCTGAGACACCAGTTGCGACTAAGGATTATACTGCATTAGAATCTGAAGCACTGAGGTATTGTAAAGCCAAAAATTTTAATGAGGATTATTTTTTCCTGGTTGATTTAAGCATCCATTCCGGTAAGAATCGCTTCTTTATTTATGATTTTAAGCAGAAAAAATTCACCGCCAAAAAACTTGTAACGCATGGTAGCTGTGATGTCAACAGTAACAATCCTGATAAATGGGAGAAGGCATTATTCAGTAACAAAAACGACAGCTACTGCAGCGCCATAGGCAAATACAAAATCGGCAAACGCGACTACAGCAGCTGGGGGATTAAGGTGAAATACTGGCTGCATGGTTTGGAGGAATCAAACAATAATGCGGAAGGTCGTGTTATCGTATTGCATTCCTGGGATGCGGTTTCAGATCAGGAGGTGTATCCAAAATTTAGTCCGCTGAGCTGGGGATGCCCCGCCGTTTCAAATGAATTTATGGAAATTCTTGATGCAAAACTGAAGCAATCGAAGAAGCCTGTTTTGCTGTGGATTGTAGAATGA
- a CDS encoding EamA family transporter, which yields MTNNRIMKGVFFVGLGATSYGMLATFVKMAYADKGMSGGYFTPAEVITSQFVIGIAAILLINAFQKKKNGTEVKKASAKNIRDLMITGTSTGLTSIFYYLAVKYIPVSIGIVLLMQTVWMGVLLEMFLEKKLPSKVKVLAVFIVLIGTVLATNLIQTDILPDWRGIVLGLLAAASFTTTMFTANRVAVGISSAQRSLYMLLGGAVLVFIFALATQNTQFNFDIFYKWGILVALFGTVIPPMLMNAGFPLTGIGLGSIVSSLELPVSVTMAYFLLHEQVILVQWLGILMIIAAIVVMNIKFGENDQ from the coding sequence ATGACAAACAACAGGATAATGAAAGGCGTTTTTTTCGTGGGGCTCGGAGCAACAAGTTACGGCATGCTGGCCACTTTCGTAAAAATGGCTTATGCAGATAAAGGCATGTCCGGCGGGTATTTTACTCCGGCTGAAGTCATTACATCCCAATTCGTAATCGGGATCGCCGCCATCCTGCTCATCAACGCTTTCCAGAAAAAGAAAAACGGCACAGAGGTGAAAAAGGCTTCCGCCAAAAATATCCGCGACCTGATGATTACCGGAACATCCACCGGTTTGACCAGTATTTTTTATTACCTCGCAGTGAAATACATTCCGGTATCGATCGGGATTGTACTGCTGATGCAGACCGTTTGGATGGGCGTGCTTTTGGAAATGTTCTTAGAAAAAAAACTGCCCTCAAAAGTCAAGGTGCTGGCTGTATTTATCGTACTTATCGGTACTGTTTTAGCCACAAACCTGATTCAAACCGACATTTTGCCGGATTGGCGAGGCATTGTTTTGGGCCTGCTGGCCGCAGCGTCATTCACCACGACAATGTTTACCGCGAACCGCGTGGCTGTTGGCATTTCATCGGCGCAACGGAGTTTATACATGCTTTTGGGCGGTGCCGTTCTGGTATTCATTTTTGCTTTGGCTACACAAAATACACAATTCAATTTCGACATCTTTTACAAATGGGGAATTTTAGTGGCATTGTTCGGGACCGTCATCCCGCCGATGCTGATGAACGCCGGTTTTCCGTTGACGGGCATCGGATTGGGAAGCATCGTTTCCTCGCTCGAGTTGCCGGTATCAGTAACCATGGCCTATTTCCTTTTGCATGAACAGGTCATTTTGGTACAATGGCTCGGCATCCTGATGATTATCGCTGCGATTGTAGTGATGAATATTAAATTTGGGGAAAACGACCAATAA
- a CDS encoding DUF2805 domain-containing protein: MKKSKLPELDREQLERFHTLALEERNPFEIIKKEFGLAEKDILEIMKKRLTADKFELWKKKALAGKPKPKPPKIDDFDEDLDGKYYIRNKFD; this comes from the coding sequence ATGAAGAAGAGCAAATTACCTGAATTGGACAGGGAACAATTGGAAAGATTCCATACCCTGGCTTTAGAAGAGCGAAATCCTTTCGAAATTATCAAAAAAGAATTCGGGCTGGCCGAAAAGGACATACTCGAAATCATGAAAAAAAGGCTTACCGCTGATAAATTCGAGCTCTGGAAAAAGAAGGCCCTTGCCGGCAAACCAAAGCCCAAACCTCCAAAAATTGATGATTTTGATGAAGATTTAGATGGTAAATACTACATCCGGAATAAATTTGACTAA
- the crcB gene encoding fluoride efflux transporter CrcB — protein sequence MKIIFAIGFGSFIGGILRYLLSGMIQAKAAGAFPYGTLSVNITGCLLIGIVYGFADKGGMTTDWRLFLATGILGGFTTFSAFSYETFDLLRNGQAFSALSYVATSIFIGVLATFCGFIAVSKYIAN from the coding sequence ATGAAGATCATTTTTGCTATAGGCTTCGGCAGTTTCATCGGAGGAATTTTAAGATACCTGCTGTCCGGGATGATACAGGCTAAAGCTGCGGGAGCATTTCCTTACGGCACACTTTCGGTAAACATTACCGGCTGCCTGCTGATTGGGATTGTTTATGGCTTTGCCGATAAAGGCGGGATGACTACCGATTGGCGGCTTTTCCTGGCGACGGGAATTTTGGGCGGTTTTACGACCTTTTCCGCATTTTCTTATGAAACATTTGATTTGTTGCGAAACGGGCAGGCCTTTTCAGCATTGTCATACGTCGCAACAAGCATTTTTATTGGTGTTTTGGCTACTTTCTGTGGATTTATAGCTGTTTCAAAATATATTGCAAACTGA
- a CDS encoding DoxX family protein, with translation MDLPWHLYIMALLYLLAGGNHFRKPGLYLKIIPSYLPWHKTINYTSGAAEIIIAIGLCIPAISAPTAWALIALLIIIFPANIYMYTDKKASLNMPRWLLLLRLPLQVVLIIWAYIYTNGLPF, from the coding sequence ATGGATTTACCGTGGCACCTTTATATCATGGCTTTATTGTACCTGCTTGCGGGAGGGAACCATTTCCGGAAACCAGGCCTATATCTGAAAATCATCCCGTCGTACCTGCCCTGGCATAAAACCATCAACTATACCAGTGGCGCTGCCGAAATCATCATTGCCATTGGTCTTTGCATCCCGGCCATTTCTGCCCCTACGGCCTGGGCACTTATTGCATTGCTAATCATTATTTTTCCCGCCAATATTTATATGTACACTGACAAAAAAGCGTCGCTTAATATGCCCAGGTGGCTGTTGTTGCTGCGTCTTCCGCTTCAGGTCGTACTTATAATCTGGGCTTATATTTATACCAATGGCCTCCCTTTTTGA
- a CDS encoding DUF2089 family protein, which yields MAQPKLPVTCPSCETGLSVTQLSCGHCGTTVSGNYALPLLLQLNEEDLNFILQFFMTSGSLKEMASQMGNSYPTVRNKLDDIIERIKILKQNPNHENYL from the coding sequence ATGGCACAACCTAAACTTCCCGTAACCTGTCCAAGTTGTGAAACCGGCCTGTCGGTTACACAATTGTCCTGCGGGCATTGCGGCACGACCGTTTCCGGCAATTATGCCCTTCCTTTATTGCTCCAGCTTAATGAAGAAGACCTGAATTTCATCCTGCAGTTTTTCATGACCAGTGGCAGCCTCAAAGAAATGGCATCGCAAATGGGAAACAGCTACCCCACTGTCCGCAACAAACTCGATGATATTATAGAAAGAATCAAAATTTTAAAACAAAATCCGAACCATGAAAATTATCTTTAA